The genomic segment CAAATCCTCAACCCATTTGTCCGGAATTTCCCAGGGGATGAAGTGTCCACCATGTTCGTGGGCTGTGATGTTGACATGTTTATACCAAGGAGCCCGATCGCTGTCGAGAAAATTCGGTATGCGATTTTCGGTCGTGATACCCGGCGGATTTTCGTAGCCCACAAAGGTAATACCGGTTGGTGCTTCAATGGCAGGCGAGCGACTATGATCGGGTGTCCATGGATAGCGGTTATTGTTTGCATAGATGCGCATTGAGGTTTCAATGGCGTTGTTGACCCAGAAGATGGTTGCGTGTGTAAGGATGTCGTCCTTAGTAAAGACATTCTCGACGTTGCCGTTATTGTCACTCCATTTGGTCCATCGTTCCAAGATCCATGCGAGCATGCCAACTGGCGAGTCGCTCAGTCCGTAGGCGAGTGTGCTGGGATCAAGAACGTGAACGGCGAGATGCGATGCGAAACGGCGATCAAACTCCAAAATTTGCGATCTGACTTGCTCAGTGATGTTGTCGGGAATGGGACGGCCTCCGGCGAAATCCCACCCGCGATCTCCATTAAAGAAGCTCAGTTTTAGAGCAGACCCGATGTGTATGGCGTAGAGCTCGTCACTATATTTGTGTCCCAGTTGACCGGTCACGAGAGCACCTACATCGCATCCCCCTGCCGCGTATTTCGCATAGCCGAGAGTATCGGTCATGAGCGTATGCCAGAGATCGGCAATTTTCCAAAAGTTCATGTCTGGATGGTTCGGCAGTGGCGTCGAGAACCCAAAGCCAGGAAGGGAGGGCACGATTACGTCGAATGCTTCAGCCGGATCGCCCCCGAATGCGCCAGGGTCCGCTAGTGGATCAATGACCTTGGACCAATGCCAGAACGTCCAAGGCCAGCCATGGGACAGGATCAAGGGTACAGGATTAGGCCCCACGCCGGGTTTGCGCATAAAGTGCACAGGAACTCCGTCGACATTTACTTTATAATGTTCGTAGGCGTTGATCGCCTTCTCGGATTTGCGCCAGTCAAACTCGTTAATCCAGTAGTCGACGAGTTTCTCCAGATAGTTCCGACTAACACCGTAAAACCAGTCATCATTACCAGCATCGAGTGGCCATCTGGTGGACTTTAAACGATTTTGAAGATCAGCAAGTAACTCATCTGATACGTGGATCGGACTCGGTTCAAGCACGAAAGGAGCTGTTGTCATAAGTGTTCCTCCTTGTATTCGTTTCTTTCGTCTGTCACTCGGGTATGAACAACAGAAAGTGCAATCGCGACTACGAATCGTTTCCTAGTTCGACCAGACGCCTTAATGCGGGAATGGCGGAGGCGATTGCCTGTTTTTCCTCCTCAGTGAGCCCTTCACTGAATTTCGAGAGCTTCGTTATGCGATTCAAACGACGCGAATCAATAACATTTGCCCCTAGCGCGGTAATATGGACTTGAACGACTCGGCCATCATTTGGATCTGGCCGGCGCTCGACGAGCCCGTCTCGTTCAAGCCGGGTAACCAACTGTGTGATTCCCGACTGCGTAACTTGCTCATTAACGGTCAGCTCAGTAAGCCGCATGGGACTCTTGAGGGACAACGTGTGCAGGACGGAAAGGGTAGTGAAGCTTAGTTTTTCAATGGACGGCATCCGAATGAAAATCCTCGTTAAATCTTCGAACACCATAGCGAAGTCAGTAACGTTCAACTCGTTCAAGTTATTTTTAGGTTTCATGAATAAAACTATATCACTAACTTATATAAGTGTCTAATGTAAAATGGGTTAGTGATGTTCTGAACAATAAAGTTTTGCGCTCTTCTATTTTAGGAAATGACGACACAAAAATTTAAAACAGGGCGACGTCGTTATTAATAGTCAAAAAAATCAGTCAGCCAGGATAGAATACATGAATAATCATGATTTTATTGATAAAGGCTAGTTATTGACAGTACCGTCTTGAACCCGCAAACGGGTTGTTCACGAAAGCGACAAGGATTTTTGACAGAATCATGAGGGTTGATTGAGTAGCAGCACATAAGTGTCGCTTTATGGTAACCTATAGAAGTAACCTAAAGAAACCTATAGAAATGAAAACATATACAGGGAGTGTTATTCACATGCTGATGCAAAGCAATACAAATAGTATCGAACGAATGCCGATCTCCATTACGAAGGTGCTCTTTGAGACGATAAAGTTTGGCATTATTAAGTCGAACCTCATTGCGATGATTGCAGGGCTTAGCATGGCGCTGTACGTTCATCACTTATCGTTTTTCGATAAGATCGGCAACATCGTGTTGGCTTTGATCGGATCTGCCTTGGTGATCGGAGCAGCCGGCATTTTCAATAATTTATATGATCGCGATATCGATGCCATTATGGAACGGACGAAAAATAGGCCGACTGTATCCGGAATCGTTGATGTCGGGAGCGGGCTAATCATGGGGATCTGGATCGCGGCCGGCGGCCTTGTCGCGTTGTATATGTCTTCTCCGCTTGCCGCTTACTGCGGCTTTCTGGGGCTGTTCCTCTATGTCGTGCCTTATACCATGTGGACGAAGCGCAGAACCATCTATAATACGGAGGTGGGCAGCTTGTCAGGGGCGATGCCTCCGCTGATCGGTTGGGCCGCTATTTCACCTGACATTTTTCACCCTGGTGCAATGGCGTTGTTCCTGTTAATGGTGATTTGGCAGATGCCGCATTTTTATGCCATCGGCATTCGTCGTATGGAGGAATACCGGGCGGCTAACATCCCGATGCTGCCGGTCGTCAAGGGCATTCGCAGAACGTATGTGCAGATGAATGTATATCTGGTTGCGTTGTTCCTGAGCAGCTTCATGTTCTGGTCCTTTAATCCGTATATCGCTGTGGCGAATGCGCTCCTGAGCTTGGCTTGGTTAGTTCTGAGCGTCGACGGATATCGTCGGAAGCCGGAGGAAAAGTGGGCGCGTTCGATGTTCATTTTTTCGCTGAACCACATCACGGTGCTGCTGCTGATGATCGTCGGCTACTCCTTGGGTGCGCCTTTGTTATAATGGCAATCCCTTTCGGTCGGGATTTTAGGTGTATAGACATAAGATTTCGGATAACATAAATGAAAAAAGCCGCAAAGAGAGCGGCTTTTTTTTCTCCGCATTAAAATAATAAAAGGGATTGTGAAGAGGATATGGTTAAAGCAGTGGATCAAACCTCCTAAAACGAAAAAGCAATCATTTTAGGAGGTTATTATAAATGAACTTTAATCCGATTATTATGGATAACTGGAGTAGGAAACCGTACTTTGAGCATTATATAAACAAGGTCAGATGTACCTTTAGCATGACGTCAAATATAGATATTACCCGGCTGCTGACAGAACTCAAGAGTCAGGAGATTAAGCTTTATCCCGCCCTCATCCACATGATAGCTGCTGTGGTGAATAGCCATCATGAATTTCGCACATGCTTTCATTCGGATGGTACATTAGGCTATTGGGATCGTTTGTCTCCTAGCTTTACCATTTTCCATGATGATGATAAGACTTTTTCAAGCATGTGGACTTTGTACGGCGAAGATTTTAATGATTTCTACAGCCGTTATCTTGATGATATGAAAAAGTACGGAAAGGTTAAACAATTTGCCTCTAAACCAAACGAGCCGCCCAACACCTTCCCTATTTCTAGCATACCTTGGGTTAGCTTCACAGGCTTTAATTTGAATATCTATAACGAGGGAACCTTTTTGCTCCCCATCTTTACAATGGGGAAATTCTTTCAGCAGGAAGGCAAAATACTGCTGCCACTATCCGGGCAATTCCACCATGCTATATGCGACGGTTACCATGCCGGGATGCTGTATAATGAGCTGCAATTACGTGCTGATACTTGCAAGGAATGGCTGCCCAACGATACTCCATTTCGCTAATGGACACGTTGTGAAATATGGAAACGGTAACCCGATGATGCTTTTCTAGATCATCGGGTCTTTTTATGTGTAAAAGCGAGGCCACTCCTAACTTCTTGCAGTGAGCCGGTTTTGGCTATGAATAGCTTGCCGGCTTTCTCCAGCTGCTGTCTTTACTTAAAGTAAAACATTAAAATATGTATGTTAAGTTTTTTGAAATGGATTGCATGATAAATCAAGGGTTTGAAGAACCCATCTTAGTTATTGCATCAACGTTGTACAATTAAATTAAAAACGAAAGTTGGAGATTTTTTTGGAAAATGTTAATTTTGCCTGCACGCCGTTTCGGAACGCAGAGCCCGGCGCAATCATTACCTTCGGCATTTATCCTCAGACCGCGGGCGGCGCAGACAGAACGCCGATCAGGTGGCGGGTGCTGCAAAATGCAGGCAGCGAGCTGTTCCTGTTGAGCGAGTACATTTTGGAATGCAGGCGGTATCATGGTGAATTTGTCGATATCTCATGGCGTAATTCTGATATGCGAAAATGGCTGAACGATGAGTTTTATAACACTGCATTCAATGACTCCGAGAAACGGCTTATCAAGACTTCACATTGCACGGACAACGGAGAGGGGAGCGTGGACACAGACGACGAGGTTTTTCTGCTCAGTGTTGCGGAGGTGAAAGAACTGACCTCTAAACATGATGAAGCCGCTTTAAGCGTGAAACGTCGGGCAATAGGAACGGAATTTTCCAAACTGAAAAAGGAAGATGGCTGTCACCTGTATGTGTATGATAAAACCGTCAAAGCTGACTATATCATCGAGAAGGGTGAGGAATTAGGCTGCTCTTGGTGGTGGCTGAGAACCCAGCCGGTTAGTTGTTCACGTGCTTATTTTATTGGCCCACGCAGCAGTATACGCAGTTATGGCCGTGTTAACTTAGCTCGCGACGGCGTGCGCCCCGCTATCAAAGTGGCCGTTCCTTAATTTTTATCCACGGATGCCAGCTGTTTCACATATCTATCGCTTAAAACAAACAAAGCTCGGTTTTGGATCACTTGGACGTGATCTGAAACCGAGCTTTGCTCTTGCATGATATTGATGAATAACAACATCCATCGTCAGGTTAGTCTTCAAGTGTAATGGTTGATTAGGTCCAGGTCGTAATCATTTCAACCGGGAGAGAACAGAATAACTATCGGAGTTACGCTTTAGGAATTGTTAATCATCTAAACACTGTTAAAATGGTTTGGCTGTTGGATTTTCGATTCACGATATAAAATTCATGATTTCGAAAAAAGGAATATCAAAAGAGGAACAAACACGCATCATTAAAGGGAAAATTTCAGAAATGGAAGAAGCTCAAAAAAAATTAGAGGATTCCAAACAAAATATATACGATATTCTTGAATTGGATATTACGTGTGGCGATGGATTTGGGAAGCACTAATAGCAGGTCTGCCAGAACGACTTGGCAGTCTTTTTTACTGAGGCATGTTCCGGATGAAAGATTGAGGTATTCTAAGCAAAGAATTGATATAGTAAACGCTTTCAATATATTGTAATATATCGGGTGAAGTGCAATTTCGAAACAAGGATGGAAATGACATGCGAATCAAATTCAACATCTTTCAGAAATTGCTTGTGTTGCTGCTGATTTTGCTGACGCCGGTCGTGGCGCTTTATTATTATTCAACGTACAAAAGCATCAATGTCATACAGGAGGAGCTCATTAAGGCGAGTCTGAACCAGATGGAGCTTTTTATGGCACAGCTGGATGCCAGCATAGAGAAATTCGATCTGGTCTCTGCCCCCATGCTCGTTGACACGAATGTGCTGGAATACCGGTACAACCTCAACATGAGCGATTATTCCTTAATGAAAACCCGGCTGCTAATTCAGGAGAAGCTGTCGCTGGCCAGCGCGTCGGGCAACTGGCGTAATGATATGACGATCTTTTTTCCGCAAAAAGGCGATAGCATATCTTCTTCTCCCTCCTATGAATTTGATCTTGAAGAGTTTGAGGGCCGGTTCTCGCTAGGATGGAGCTACAGTGAAGATTTGGGGATAGGCTCCGGTTTTACTCGTACCTATGTCACTACGGGGTACAAACCGGCTCGTCCGAACGAGCTAGATGTTGCCGTTCGCATTAATCTGTACAAGTGGAGCTTCGAGAATCTGCTCGACACCTACAAGGCTGGCCACTCCAATAATCCGTTTTTTTACAAAGAGGGACATGCCATCATCGCCAGCCGGTCCGCACAAGGACTAAAGATGGATGGAATCGTCGCAGAATTGGGCGACAGGGTCAATAGTCGTACTTCCGGTTTCTTGATTCATTCGTTCGATGGCAGGCCTTATCTGATCACCTATTATTATTCTAACCTTCTTGACTGGCAGCTCATCGATTCCGTTCCGCTCGACCAAATAATCGGGCCAATTAAGCAGCAAAGGGTGCTGTTTGGAGCGTCATCTTTCATTTTGCTCCTATCCGGTATCGCCGCCGCGACTGCCTTGTACTGGAACGTACAGAGGCCAATCTTTCGGCTCGTGCATGCGGTGCAGCAGATCAAGCGGGGCGATTACGCCTACCGTCTGCCGAAAAAATCAAACAATGAATTCGCGTTCCTTATGCAAAACTTCAATGAGATGGCGACGCAGATCCAAGATCTAATCGAGCATGACTTGCAATCGCGCATTCTTGCTCGCGATGCAACGCTGAAGCAATTACAGGCGCAGATTCATCCTCATTTTTTGTACAACTGCCTGGGTTTCATCATTAACATGACCAAAATGGGAAAGGATCGGGCAGTCATCGACATGGCGTATCATTTGGCCGACTATTACCGGTATACAACACGTATGGACAACCAAGGAGCCAGCATGGGCGAAGAGCTTGCGTTCGTACGCATTCACTTGGAAATTCTCAGGCTTCGCAATGAGACGCTGACCTACAGCATCGAGCTGCCGGAGGAGCTTGCACAGCTACGCGTCCCCCGGCTTCTCATCCAACCGATCGTGGAGAATGCGCTGGTGCATGGACTTGAGAACGTCGAATACCCGGGCCGGGTGGAAATCAGGGTCTACGTCAAGGACAGCTGGGTGCACTTGGAAGTAGAGGATAACGGCAAAGGATTGAATATGGAGCAGATCGGCCAACTGCACAAGGAGCTTCGTGTCCCGGCTGGTGAATATGCCGGCTGCGGCCTATGGAATGTGTATCAGCGGCTGCAGGGCAACCATGGGGCAGACGCCAAAATGGCATTTATTCCATCCAGGCTGGGCGGGCTAGCCGTCAGCTTAGTCTGGAGACTGAAGAATGAAGAATGAAGACTGAAGAATGCAGATTGGAGACGTAACGATAAGGAGGAAAAGCCATGAATAGCCTGCTTGTGGTTGATGACGAGAAACACTATGCAGACAGTCTGGCAGATACGATTCCATGGACGAAGCTCGGCATCTCCCCGGTTTTGAAAGCTTACAGCGCAAGCGAGGCGCTTGCACTGATGGAAGCTTTTCCTGTCGACATCCTCATGACGGATATTCGTATGCCGCGCATGAATGGCCTGGAACTGATCGAGCAGGCCAGAAGGCGCAGTCCCCAATTGAAATGCTTGCTGCACACAGGTTATGCCGACTTTGATTATGCTCGCAAAGCGATTGAGCTTCAAGCGCTCGATTACTTGATGAAGCCGGCTAAGGATGAGCAGCTATTGGAGGCAATGGGCCGAATCGTTAAGCAGCTTGAGCAGGAGCGAGCGATCGAACAGGGCTTCCGTATATATCAGGACAACAGCGCCGAGCTGAAGGCAGGATTGCTGCTCAAGGCGCTCAGCGGCAGCCTAAACAGCGAGGCGCTTGCGGAAAAGTTGAAGCTGTTCGACCTCCCGCTGCTGATACCAGGCCACGTCTCATTGTGCCTCGTTCGGTTAGGTCCCCCCTTCGATGGACAGGATCTCTACTCGCAGTCTCTAATCCGGTTCGCGGTAACGAACATGCTGGAAGAACTGCTGATGGAGCGGTATGATTGCTGGCCGGCTGCGGACGATGAAGGGACCCTGCTAGTTCTCGTGTACGATCTATCGGGCGCGCCGCCGGATCAGGAATGGGTGCACGAGCGGTTAGACCAGTTAAAGCGGGAAGTACAGAACTTGCTTAAAGGAGAAATATTCGTGGGCGAGACTGACTGTCTTTTCCCGGAAGGGCTGCAAGCCAGTTACATGGCGGTCATAACACGTCTGGACAGTGATGGGCGTTCGTCCGGGCAGGTGACCGAGCGGAACGAGGAGGAGGCGCGCCTCATGCGAAAGCTCTACGAGACGCCTCTTCTGACGCATCTTTTAGAGTCTGAGAAGTGGGAGGAGGCGGAGATTAAAATCCGTGCGTTCGTGTCGCCATTGCTGCACACGGGTTCGCCGGATCTCATGCGCGACGTTTTTTTCTTTCTGTCTAATGCATTCCAGTATATTGCGAATCGCAGCGGCAGGACGCTGGCGCAGATGCTTACTCCCGGACAGTCCGCTTATGTAAAGGGGAAAGCGATGCTGCACGCGTCGCAGCTGGAAGGCTGGGCGCTGGACTCGCTGCGCACGCTTCGCGATAAGCTGGGGGAGGAAACCGAGGACCATAGCCAGGCGATCGTCCGAAAGACGCAGTCTTACATCCGCGAGGAAATTGACAAGGACTTGTCGCTTACGATGTTGGCAAGACGAGTCTTCGTACATCCCAACCATCTCTCTAAACTTTTTAAGCAATGTACGGATACGACCGTTTCCCAATATATTTACGAACAGCGTATGCTCAAGGCCTGCGAGCTGCTGAAGCATACGGATTATAAAATTTACTATATTGGAGAAAGCATCGGTTACCCGAATACGAATTGGTTTATTCGTAAATTCCGTGACTATTATCAGGTGACGCCGCAGGAATTCAGGGACAGATACCGATCAGGAATGGAACGGGGAGAGTCGGGCTGGTGAAGAGGCAAAGGAGGTGGAGAGGCTTTCTATTGGCGGTTCTGATAGGGAGTCTGCTGCTTGCCGTTGCCGACTGTTTGAATAGCGGCCGGGAGGCGAGCAAGACCAGGCACGTGAGTGATGAAACGAAGCCGATATGGGACTTTCAATATGATCCGCCGATTATAATTACGACGGCAATCGTGGATGAGAATCGGCCTAACGCCTTCAAGCCAGGCGAGAGCCTTACGAACAATGTGCATACCCGCTGGATGGAAGAAAATCTGGGTATAATTACGAAATTTGACTGGATCGTCAGCAAGTTCGAGGACACAGATACAAAAATCCGGCTGGCGCTGGCCGTGAACGGCAAGCTGCCGGACACCTTCGGGGCAGAGGGAGACATCTTGAAGGATCTGCTTAAAGCGGATAAACTGCTTCCGTTGAACGATGCCATTGAGAAGTTTGCGCATCCTAAGCTAAAGGAAGCGCTGGAGAAGTACGCTTATACGATGACGGAGGTAACCAAAGACGGCAAGATTTACGGACTTCCTCGCTTCAACGTGGGGGATGAAGGAACGGTCATGTGGATCCGTGAGGATTGGCTCGAGAAACTTTCGTTGAAACCGCCGACGACGATCAGCGAGTTGGAGAGCGTACTTCAGGCATTTTCCGAGCAAGACCCTAACGGGAATGGCAAAGACGACGAAGTCGGCCTGGCAGTTCCGCTGAAGGAAGGCCCATGGAGCTGGATGGGACAGACTGACGCAATAGCCGGCGCGTTCTCCAAACAGATGCTCAGCACCTCCAACATCAATATGTTCTGGAATGAGGACGAAAAGGGCAGCCTAGTCTATGGCGCCGTTCACCCGGATGCCAAGAAATACTTGGAGACGATGGCGTCCTGGATGGCAAAGGGCTACATGGACAAAAATGCTGGCATGAAGGACTCAAGTCAAGCGTCCGAGCTAGCGGTCAAAGGAATGGCAGGCGTCATGTTCGGTCCGTTCTGGATGGGGGCCTGGCCGCTCGGCGACACGGTGAAGGTTGATCCAAAAGCGAATTGGCAGGCGTATCCCCTTCCTGCCGGACCGGACGGACTAAAGGGCAAGGCGCAGAAGCCATTGTATGGCATCTACACGGTTTTCAGCAAGGAATTTAATCATATTGAGGCCTGGTTTGCCTATTATAATAAGCTGCTTGCTAAAAATTTTGGCCCCGAGGATCCATACTTCGATCCGCGTTTCGAACAAGGGTTTCACGAGGGCTACGATTATGTAATCAAGGACGGCAAGGTCATCACCGTCAATTTCGAAGCCGAGGGCGTGCCAAATAACGAATGGCCGCTTGCGGACGGTTCATCCTTGGATATGCGCTGGATGCTTTATCCGCTGACCGGCGGCGCACCGGCGCTGCCGTATATGAACGCAGATGCGCTAAAAAAATTATTGGACAATTCGGACGCCGAGGTGCTGACACCGATCGAACAGGGCATCAAAGGACTGAATTCGGCCCAACTGCTGGCAGCCGGGATCGCAATTTCTGAGCAGGAGCTCGAAATCCCGAACCGGTACCACGGGCCGTTAACAGACGGGATGGAGAAGCATGGGGTGTTCCTGCAGAAGCTCGCAACGGAGAGCTATCTGAGCATCATTTATGGCGAGAAGCCACTCTCTTACTTTGATGAGTTCGTAGCCCAATTTTACAAAAATGGCGGCGACGTGATTACGAAGGAAGTTAATGATTGGTATAAGGACAACAAGCAATAATAGCGTTTCGATCACCAAATCGAAGGGAGGCCGCATTATTCAATACGCAGGTAACATCGTTGTCTAATAAAAATCCTATGAATAACAAATGGAGGAGTATGGTGATGGACATCAAGCAATCATTTTCAAACAGAGTTAAAGATTATATGAAATATCGTCCGTCATATCCAAGTGACGCAATCGATTATTTATATGATACAGTCAAAAAAATACGATGGAAAAGTCCATTTTTAAAATGCAGCAATTATTTGATTTTGAGAGTCTAAGTGGTAGGGTAATGTCCTCCTCTTATACTCCTATGCCTGAACATCCTAACTACGAACCTATGATGGACGAATTAATAAAGTTATTTAATCAATATGAGAAAAACGGTAAAGTGCCATATTTATATGAAACAGAGTTATATTGGGGAGAGATTTAATATTCACTCAGGGAGAGTAAGATTTAATTCAATAGCGACAGTCAAGGACTTTATTTCCTGGCTGTCGCTGTTTCAATTTATAGGGCCAGTCTAAATCTTTATTATCTGCTGGCAGCTGCCTCCTTCTTTTTTTTAGGGCGATGAGTACAATTGCTTGTTTTCTTCTATAATTGTTTATTTCTTCTATATACCAGGGTCCCTTCAGGAATTAAAATAATTTCATTAGAAAGCGTTTTCATTAAAAGAGGTGATGGCGCGCAGAAGCCGATAAGAAGTCGCAGCGAATTCGATTTCGATTCAATGGAAGCAAATGTTCACACATTTAAAGGAGGAGAGTTAATGAGGAAAAAAGTCAGTTTAATCCTTGCGTTTACGATGTTCGTTACGATCTTATTTTCGAATCCGATCGAGACGAACGCCGCTACCCCCGAAGCGCCTGCGGGGTGGAGAAACTTGCTGGATTACCAAATATTCCGCAATACAACGGACGGCTGGGCAGGAGATAGCGGATTCGGCTTGGAGACGGAAAACAGCAAGCTGCCGATCGATTGGACGGTTACGCACAATGGATTGCCTTCCTTATTATTAAATACGAAGACGCCTACCAGCCCGTCATGGTTCAACGCATTGGTCGCGGTTGCCGGTTGGAAAGCGTATAATTTTACGCCTTATTATGCAAACGGTTTTCTTGAGTTCAATATTAAGGGGAATGCAGGCGGAGAGTCCTTCCTCCTTGGCTTTAAAGACAGAGTATTCGAAAGGGCGGCTGGCGAAGAAATTACCACTACAGTAAACATTAGCAGCTATGCCAGCATTACGACGAACTGGACCCATGTGAAGATACCGTTAAAGGATCTCATCCAGGTCTCGCAAGGAATTGACCCTTCTTCGATAGATACGTTATCTATTAAAAACAATGGTTTTCAACCTTTAAAGGTGTGGCTCAATGATATTAGGGTTACGTCTCCCGATAAGGAGAAAGAGTATGCGCCTATTAAGGTCAATCAAGTGGGGTATCCTGTAAATGGCGTAAAGCAGGCGCTTGTGACTGGGTTTGAGGATGTTCTCACGGTCGATGCGGGGACTCCTTTTAGCGTTATTAACGCAGCTAATCATTCCACAGCCTACTCCGGAACGCTTGTGCTCACCAAGAACTATGATGCTATAGACAGTGGAGAGCGAATTTTCACGGCCGACTTTACCCAATTAACGGTACCGGGAAAATATTATGTGGCGCTGCAGGGACTTCAGAACTCTCCCGAATTTTCGATTGGCAATCCAAATGATATTTATGGACCGTTCCTAGTCGACGTATCCAGATATTTTTATTACCAGCGGACAGGCATTAATATTACGAGCCCGTACACTCAAAATTATCAGAGAACGGACTTTACGCCAGACACCGCGGTCCCTCTAATGTCCAACCCTTCCATCAAGAAAGATGTTTCCAAGGGCTGGTATGATGCGGGCGATAAAGGCAAGTATGTGAACGCTGGAGCCAAAGCATTGTCCGATTTGTTCTGGGCCTATGAAATCATGCCGGAGAAATTTACCGACAGTCAATTTAATATTCCGGAGAGCGGAAACGGCATTCCTGATATTTTGGATGAGGCTCGGTGGGAACTGGAATGGATGCTCAAAATGCAGGATGCAGCAAGCGGCGGTTTTTATGCGCGTGTAACTTATCAAGATGATGACAATTTACTGAACCGAGAAATTATTGATAAAGATACGGTAAGTCCACGGACAAATATCAAAACGACCTCAGATACGGCTACTGCAG from the Paenibacillus sp. BIHB 4019 genome contains:
- a CDS encoding epoxide hydrolase, with amino-acid sequence MTTAPFVLEPSPIHVSDELLADLQNRLKSTRWPLDAGNDDWFYGVSRNYLEKLVDYWINEFDWRKSEKAINAYEHYKVNVDGVPVHFMRKPGVGPNPVPLILSHGWPWTFWHWSKVIDPLADPGAFGGDPAEAFDVIVPSLPGFGFSTPLPNHPDMNFWKIADLWHTLMTDTLGYAKYAAGGCDVGALVTGQLGHKYSDELYAIHIGSALKLSFFNGDRGWDFAGGRPIPDNITEQVRSQILEFDRRFASHLAVHVLDPSTLAYGLSDSPVGMLAWILERWTKWSDNNGNVENVFTKDDILTHATIFWVNNAIETSMRIYANNNRYPWTPDHSRSPAIEAPTGITFVGYENPPGITTENRIPNFLDSDRAPWYKHVNITAHEHGGHFIPWEIPDKWVEDLRRTFRGRR
- a CDS encoding MarR family transcriptional regulator; translated protein: MKPKNNLNELNVTDFAMVFEDLTRIFIRMPSIEKLSFTTLSVLHTLSLKSPMRLTELTVNEQVTQSGITQLVTRLERDGLVERRPDPNDGRVVQVHITALGANVIDSRRLNRITKLSKFSEGLTEEEKQAIASAIPALRRLVELGNDS
- the cyoE gene encoding heme o synthase; the protein is MLMQSNTNSIERMPISITKVLFETIKFGIIKSNLIAMIAGLSMALYVHHLSFFDKIGNIVLALIGSALVIGAAGIFNNLYDRDIDAIMERTKNRPTVSGIVDVGSGLIMGIWIAAGGLVALYMSSPLAAYCGFLGLFLYVVPYTMWTKRRTIYNTEVGSLSGAMPPLIGWAAISPDIFHPGAMALFLLMVIWQMPHFYAIGIRRMEEYRAANIPMLPVVKGIRRTYVQMNVYLVALFLSSFMFWSFNPYIAVANALLSLAWLVLSVDGYRRKPEEKWARSMFIFSLNHITVLLLMIVGYSLGAPLL
- the catA gene encoding type A chloramphenicol O-acetyltransferase, whose translation is MNFNPIIMDNWSRKPYFEHYINKVRCTFSMTSNIDITRLLTELKSQEIKLYPALIHMIAAVVNSHHEFRTCFHSDGTLGYWDRLSPSFTIFHDDDKTFSSMWTLYGEDFNDFYSRYLDDMKKYGKVKQFASKPNEPPNTFPISSIPWVSFTGFNLNIYNEGTFLLPIFTMGKFFQQEGKILLPLSGQFHHAICDGYHAGMLYNELQLRADTCKEWLPNDTPFR
- a CDS encoding DUF6273 domain-containing protein; this translates as MENVNFACTPFRNAEPGAIITFGIYPQTAGGADRTPIRWRVLQNAGSELFLLSEYILECRRYHGEFVDISWRNSDMRKWLNDEFYNTAFNDSEKRLIKTSHCTDNGEGSVDTDDEVFLLSVAEVKELTSKHDEAALSVKRRAIGTEFSKLKKEDGCHLYVYDKTVKADYIIEKGEELGCSWWWLRTQPVSCSRAYFIGPRSSIRSYGRVNLARDGVRPAIKVAVP
- a CDS encoding sensor histidine kinase gives rise to the protein MRIKFNIFQKLLVLLLILLTPVVALYYYSTYKSINVIQEELIKASLNQMELFMAQLDASIEKFDLVSAPMLVDTNVLEYRYNLNMSDYSLMKTRLLIQEKLSLASASGNWRNDMTIFFPQKGDSISSSPSYEFDLEEFEGRFSLGWSYSEDLGIGSGFTRTYVTTGYKPARPNELDVAVRINLYKWSFENLLDTYKAGHSNNPFFYKEGHAIIASRSAQGLKMDGIVAELGDRVNSRTSGFLIHSFDGRPYLITYYYSNLLDWQLIDSVPLDQIIGPIKQQRVLFGASSFILLLSGIAAATALYWNVQRPIFRLVHAVQQIKRGDYAYRLPKKSNNEFAFLMQNFNEMATQIQDLIEHDLQSRILARDATLKQLQAQIHPHFLYNCLGFIINMTKMGKDRAVIDMAYHLADYYRYTTRMDNQGASMGEELAFVRIHLEILRLRNETLTYSIELPEELAQLRVPRLLIQPIVENALVHGLENVEYPGRVEIRVYVKDSWVHLEVEDNGKGLNMEQIGQLHKELRVPAGEYAGCGLWNVYQRLQGNHGADAKMAFIPSRLGGLAVSLVWRLKNEE
- a CDS encoding response regulator; amino-acid sequence: MNSLLVVDDEKHYADSLADTIPWTKLGISPVLKAYSASEALALMEAFPVDILMTDIRMPRMNGLELIEQARRRSPQLKCLLHTGYADFDYARKAIELQALDYLMKPAKDEQLLEAMGRIVKQLEQERAIEQGFRIYQDNSAELKAGLLLKALSGSLNSEALAEKLKLFDLPLLIPGHVSLCLVRLGPPFDGQDLYSQSLIRFAVTNMLEELLMERYDCWPAADDEGTLLVLVYDLSGAPPDQEWVHERLDQLKREVQNLLKGEIFVGETDCLFPEGLQASYMAVITRLDSDGRSSGQVTERNEEEARLMRKLYETPLLTHLLESEKWEEAEIKIRAFVSPLLHTGSPDLMRDVFFFLSNAFQYIANRSGRTLAQMLTPGQSAYVKGKAMLHASQLEGWALDSLRTLRDKLGEETEDHSQAIVRKTQSYIREEIDKDLSLTMLARRVFVHPNHLSKLFKQCTDTTVSQYIYEQRMLKACELLKHTDYKIYYIGESIGYPNTNWFIRKFRDYYQVTPQEFRDRYRSGMERGESGW